Proteins encoded in a region of the Oscillospiraceae bacterium MB24-C1 genome:
- a CDS encoding hydroxymethylglutaryl-CoA lyase — protein sequence MNMPKSITVCEVGLRDGLQNEKAVLRTEQKLALLDKIQEAGVWLIEIGSMVNPKAVPQMADTGEVYQKLEKRPDAEYRVLVLNQKGLERAVEVGMKKVKITLSVSEAHQRANANSTPLEMFEKFAPMAEYAAAHGVTLSGAMATSFGCPFEGKIPIERIKAVTAEFRKIGITELSMSDTTGMANPALVYRQCIEMQEAFPEVMWNLHFHNTRGMGLANVLAGMQAGVTRFDASLGGLGGCPFAPGATGNIATEDLLHMCGEMGIETGVDLDKMIAAAHELQDMVGHSLPGAVLKAGKVSDLYKV from the coding sequence GCAGTGCTTAGAACTGAGCAAAAGCTAGCTTTGCTAGATAAAATTCAGGAAGCGGGCGTTTGGCTGATTGAAATTGGTAGCATGGTCAATCCAAAGGCTGTTCCGCAAATGGCGGACACTGGGGAGGTATATCAGAAGCTAGAGAAAAGGCCCGACGCAGAATATCGTGTGCTCGTTTTAAACCAAAAAGGCTTGGAGCGCGCGGTGGAAGTCGGTATGAAAAAGGTGAAAATCACCCTGTCGGTCAGCGAGGCACATCAGAGAGCAAACGCGAATTCAACGCCGCTTGAAATGTTCGAAAAATTTGCCCCCATGGCAGAATATGCCGCTGCACATGGCGTGACGCTTTCCGGGGCAATGGCGACATCTTTCGGATGCCCGTTTGAAGGGAAGATTCCGATTGAGCGGATCAAGGCGGTTACCGCAGAATTTAGAAAAATCGGCATAACCGAACTTTCTATGTCGGACACGACTGGAATGGCCAATCCAGCACTGGTTTATCGCCAGTGTATCGAAATGCAAGAAGCTTTTCCCGAGGTGATGTGGAACCTCCACTTTCACAACACGCGCGGTATGGGTCTGGCTAATGTTCTGGCCGGTATGCAAGCGGGGGTAACCCGTTTTGACGCAAGTTTGGGCGGTTTGGGCGGTTGTCCATTTGCCCCCGGTGCAACCGGGAACATCGCAACCGAAGATCTTCTGCATATGTGCGGCGAGATGGGCATTGAAACCGGCGTTGATCTTGATAAGATGATCGCGGCTGCCCACGAGCTGCAGGATATGGTTGGGCATTCACTTCCGGGTGCGGTATTGAAAGCCGGTAAGGTATCGGACCTCTATAAGGTTTAA